TGGAAATAGATTTATTCTTCATTTGATTTTCCAAAAGTTAAAAAATAACCCAAGTTTAGATTTCGAGAATGGATATATTACAACTTTTCCAAATTTAACTGAAGAGTATTGTTTAATAATGGAAGAATTGATAAGAGCGAAGGAAGAGTTATACCCAGAAGCTTATCCAGCTAATATATTTAAAAATGGTAAACGTACTAAAGAATTAAAAGAAAAAATGTCTTTTTAATAAGATAAGGGGAAAAAATGCTAGAACGTTATTCACGCCCTGAGATGGCGGCAATTTGGACAGAGGAAAATAAATACCATGCTTGGTTGGAGGTCGAGATTTTGGCTGACGAGGCATGGGCTGAGTTGGGTGAGATTCCTAAGGAGGATGTGGCTAAGATTCGTGAGAAGGCGGATTTTGACATTGACCGCATTCTTGAAATTGAGCAGGACACGCGTCACGATGTGGTGGCTTTCACGCGTGCGGTTTCTGAAACGCTTGGTGAGGAGCGCAAGTGGGTGCACTACGGTTTGACCTCGACTGACGTGGTGGACACTGCCTATGGTTACCTCTACAAGCAAGCTAACGACATTATCCGTCGCGATCTTGAGAATTTCACCAATATCGTGGCAGACAAGGCGCGTGAGCACAAAATGACCATCATGATGGGTCGTACCCACGGTGTTCACGCCGAGCCAACGACTTTCGGTCTTAAGTTGGCGACTTGGTACAGCGAGATGAAACGTAATATTGAGCGTTTTGAACATGCTGCCGCAGGTGTGGAAGCTGGTAAGATTTCAGGTGCCGTTGGTAACTTTGCCAACATCCCACCTTTTGTGGAAGAATATGTCTGTGACAAATTAGGCATTCGTCCGCAAGAAATTTCAACACAAGTTCTTCCACGTGACCTTCACGCAGAATATTTTGCAGTGCTTGCAAGTATTGCAACTTCTATCGAACGTATGGCGACAGAGATTCGAGGTCTGCAAAAGTCAGAACAACGTGAAGTTGAAGAATTCTTTGCCAAAGGTCAGAAAGGTAGCTCTGCTATGCCTCACAAACGCAACCCAATCGGTTCAGAGAACATGACAGGGCTAGCGCGCGTGATTCGTGGTCACATGGTGACAGCTTATGAGAACGTGTCACTTTGGCATGAGCGTGACATTTCGCACTCATCAGCTGAGCGTATCATCACACCTGACACAACTATCTTGATTGACTACATGCTCAACCGCTTTGGTAATATCGTTAAGAACTTGACTGTCTTCCCGGAAAATATGATGCGCAATATGGAATCAACTTTTGGTTTGATTTATAGTCAACGTGTTATGCTCAAATTGATTGAAAAAGGAATGACACGAGAAGAAGCTTATGACTTAGTTCAACCTAAGACAGCTTATTCCTGGGACAATCAAGTGGATTTCAAACCACTTTTAGAAGAAGACACCAAAGTTACCTCTTGTCTTACACAAGAAGAAATTGATGAACTATTTAATCCGATTTATTACACAAAACGTGTTGATGATATTTTTAAGCGTTTAGGGATTTAATATAAAAAAAAGAAGGTGATTCCCTTCTTTTTTATTTAAAAAAACGAATATTTTCTTTAAAAATATTAAAAAGGTTAGTTTTTAATTAGACGCTGTGATATAATAAAGAAAACAGTTGTTGGAGAGAAACCATGTTAGAACATTTTGGTGGAAAAGTAAAAGTGTTAAGACTTGAAAAGAGGATTAGTCGCGAGGACTTGTGTGGGGATGAGTCTGAACTTTCTGTTCGTCAATTAGCACGGATAGAACTAGGTCAATCCATACCAAGTTTAAGTAAGGTTATTTTTATTGCAAAAGCCTTAAACGTTAGTGTCGGTTACTTAACTGATGGTGCTGATTTAGAACTACCTAAGCGTTACAAAGAATTAAAATACCTTATCTTAAGGACACCAACTTACATGGATGATGGAAAATTACAAGTACGAGAAGAGCAGTTTGATGAAATTTTTGAGGATTATTATGATAAATTACCAGAGGAAGAGAAAATAATCATTGATTGTTTACAGACAACTTTAGATACTTTATTGAGTGAGAATACTAACTTTGGCATTGACTTACTTCAAGAATATTTTAATCAAATAAAGACTAAGGTACGCTTTAGGCAAAATGATTTAATACTTCTAGAATTATATTTAGCTTATCTTGATATTGAGGGAATGGATGGACAATATTCAGATAAGATTTTTTATGATTCTTTATTAGATAATCTATCAGAACAATTTGAACAATTTGAATTAGATGAATTATTTATAGTTAATAAGATTATCATTGATATTTCATCACTAAGCTTAAAAAATAACCGACTTGATAATTTAGAAAAAGCGATTGAAATGAGTCAAAAAATTATGGCGAAAATTCAAGATTGGAATAGAATGCCTATTTTAAAACTAATAGAATGGAAATATTTTTTAATCAAACAAAAAGATATAATAAAAGCAGAACAATCATTTATGAAGGCATGTTTGTTCGCCCAAATGACAGCTGATCAGTATTTGGAAAACAAGTTAATTCAAGAGTGGGAAAAAGATGTTAAAAGTTATTAACAGGACAAAAATGTCATTTTTAAATATTTAATAGTAAGATATAATTCCTAATATAAAAAATAATTATTAAGGAGTTTTTATCCATGTTAAAAAAGTATAAGTACTATTTTATATTCGCAGCTCTACTATCTTTTAAAGTAGTTCAAGAGCTTAGTGCTGTTGACTGGTGGCGATTATAATAAAAGTAGGCCACTGCTCTCTTTTACTTTATGTTATAATAGTCTTATGGCTAGAATTTTAGACAATAATGTAATGGGAAATGAGGAGTTTTCGGATCGGACTCTTCGCCCTCAATATCTACACGAATATATTGGACAAGATAAA
The genomic region above belongs to Streptococcus pyogenes and contains:
- the purB gene encoding adenylosuccinate lyase; protein product: MLERYSRPEMAAIWTEENKYHAWLEVEILADEAWAELGEIPKEDVAKIREKADFDIDRILEIEQDTRHDVVAFTRAVSETLGEERKWVHYGLTSTDVVDTAYGYLYKQANDIIRRDLENFTNIVADKAREHKMTIMMGRTHGVHAEPTTFGLKLATWYSEMKRNIERFEHAAAGVEAGKISGAVGNFANIPPFVEEYVCDKLGIRPQEISTQVLPRDLHAEYFAVLASIATSIERMATEIRGLQKSEQREVEEFFAKGQKGSSAMPHKRNPIGSENMTGLARVIRGHMVTAYENVSLWHERDISHSSAERIITPDTTILIDYMLNRFGNIVKNLTVFPENMMRNMESTFGLIYSQRVMLKLIEKGMTREEAYDLVQPKTAYSWDNQVDFKPLLEEDTKVTSCLTQEEIDELFNPIYYTKRVDDIFKRLGI
- a CDS encoding quorum-sensing system DWW-type pheromone, with the translated sequence MLKKYKYYFIFAALLSFKVVQELSAVDWWRL
- the rgg4 gene encoding transcriptional regulator Rgg4/ComR — translated: MLEHFGGKVKVLRLEKRISREDLCGDESELSVRQLARIELGQSIPSLSKVIFIAKALNVSVGYLTDGADLELPKRYKELKYLILRTPTYMDDGKLQVREEQFDEIFEDYYDKLPEEEKIIIDCLQTTLDTLLSENTNFGIDLLQEYFNQIKTKVRFRQNDLILLELYLAYLDIEGMDGQYSDKIFYDSLLDNLSEQFEQFELDELFIVNKIIIDISSLSLKNNRLDNLEKAIEMSQKIMAKIQDWNRMPILKLIEWKYFLIKQKDIIKAEQSFMKACLFAQMTADQYLENKLIQEWEKDVKSY